In Methanococcoides sp. LMO-2, a single window of DNA contains:
- a CDS encoding ferritin-like domain-containing protein yields MSLEDILKATFKGETTEVGWYLAMSKLAEREGHFDAALYFRQIAMDEAWHATEVAEILGVIKGTTIENIEMMLEGETMAEQEKADAASIAREEGNEAAALFFARASLDEARHKAGLAGLLKKLKQTE; encoded by the coding sequence ATGAGTTTAGAAGATATTTTGAAAGCTACTTTTAAGGGTGAGACAACTGAAGTCGGATGGTACCTTGCAATGTCAAAGCTGGCCGAGCGTGAAGGGCATTTTGATGCTGCTCTCTATTTCCGACAGATCGCAATGGATGAAGCATGGCATGCTACAGAAGTCGCTGAGATCCTTGGTGTTATCAAAGGCACTACCATCGAGAACATTGAGATGATGCTCGAGGGCGAGACAATGGCTGAACAGGAAAAGGCTGATGCTGCTAGTATTGCACGTGAGGAAGGAAATGAAGCCGCAGCATTGTTCTTCGCAAGAGCATCCCTTGATGAAGCAAGGCACAAGGCAGGTCTTGCAGGTCTTCTCAAAAAGCTGAAGCAGACTGAATAA
- a CDS encoding RNA methyltransferase, producing the protein MTFNLRIVLVEPLYQGNVGSVARAMKNFGFSDLVLVNPCKLENEARALASHAWDVLEKANVVTSIEEAIEGADVVVATTGITGLKMDEHIRMPPYTPHELKEKFNETSGTVAVLFGREDNGFTNEELRMSDMIVSIPTSEIYPIMNLSHATTIILYELSQIEAGEQQLADGFDLRLLHEHIGELLDDIQYPEHKKEKTHLMFKRIFGRAQLMPREVQTLRGFFGRIQQLIK; encoded by the coding sequence ATGACTTTTAATTTGAGGATCGTTCTGGTGGAACCATTGTACCAGGGTAATGTCGGCTCAGTAGCAAGAGCTATGAAAAACTTTGGGTTCAGTGACCTTGTATTGGTCAACCCTTGCAAGTTGGAAAATGAAGCGCGTGCACTGGCATCACATGCATGGGATGTACTTGAGAAAGCAAACGTTGTAACCAGCATCGAAGAAGCTATCGAAGGGGCCGATGTAGTGGTCGCAACTACCGGCATAACTGGACTGAAAATGGATGAACATATACGTATGCCGCCGTACACTCCACACGAACTCAAGGAAAAGTTCAACGAAACAAGCGGAACTGTTGCCGTCCTCTTTGGCAGGGAAGATAACGGATTCACGAACGAGGAACTAAGGATGAGCGACATGATAGTCAGCATCCCTACCTCCGAGATCTATCCGATAATGAACCTTTCACATGCTACGACAATAATATTATACGAACTAAGTCAGATAGAAGCTGGAGAGCAGCAACTTGCAGATGGTTTTGATCTCAGGCTTCTTCACGAGCACATAGGAGAACTTCTGGACGATATCCAGTACCCGGAGCATAAAAAAGAAAAAACACATCTTATGTTCAAAAGGATCTTCGGAAGGGCACAGCTCATGCCAAGGGAAGTACAGACATTAAGGGGCTTTTTTGGAAGGATACAGCAACTGATCAAGTGA
- a CDS encoding minichromosome maintenance protein MCM: MSEIKWDEKFRDFLKRYYWDDILLLANEYPEMRSIVVDFPDLEQFDSDLAHELLEHPDDVIPYAEQALREIDIPIEKDLDDAHVQFINIPNRIGIRDLRSKHLLKFISIEGMIRKATEVRPKVTNAAFMCMRCENTSYEPQDGPKFVEPNECENESCGKKGPFKLLIDQSTFVDAQKLQVQESPENLKGGSQPQSLDVDAEDDLAGIVKPGDRLVINGILRSHQRTLREGKSTFYDLVLHANSLEYVDQEFDELDITPEDEETILDMSKDPNIYNNIIGSIAPSIYGYEDIKEALSLQLFSAVPKMLPDGSRVRGDIHILLVGDPGIAKSQLLRYMVKISPRGVFASGKSASSSGLTAAAVKDDLGDGRWTLEAGALVMADMGLASVDEMDKMSKEDKSALHEAMEQQTISVAKAGILATLKSRCALLGAANPKYGRFDKYEGLAEQINMPPALISRFDLIFILLDVPDRTKDSNIANHILKSHYAGELSEQRQKLPTSTVSKEDVESHMEVILPTIDNDLMRKYVAYARRKVFPIMEDEAREHIINYYLDLRRQGEGKDAPVPVTARQLEALVRLAEASARIRLSNVVTLDDAKRTTRISMACMRQVGVDPDTGALDVDVIASGTSKSQRDKIHLVKDIIARVSERHAGSKAPLEEVYAEAESENIERDRVEELITKMKRQGDLLSPDNKHIKIV; this comes from the coding sequence ATGAGTGAAATTAAATGGGATGAAAAATTCAGGGATTTCCTGAAGAGATACTATTGGGATGATATTCTTCTGCTGGCCAACGAATATCCCGAAATGCGAAGCATTGTGGTCGATTTCCCGGACCTTGAACAATTCGATTCAGATCTTGCACATGAACTGCTTGAGCACCCTGATGACGTTATCCCCTATGCTGAGCAAGCACTTCGTGAGATCGACATCCCTATCGAAAAAGATCTCGATGATGCACACGTCCAGTTTATAAATATCCCAAACCGCATTGGCATAAGGGATCTGCGTAGCAAGCATTTGTTAAAATTCATATCCATCGAAGGTATGATACGCAAAGCTACAGAGGTCAGGCCAAAAGTTACGAATGCAGCATTCATGTGCATGCGATGTGAAAACACAAGCTATGAACCACAGGACGGTCCTAAGTTCGTAGAACCAAATGAATGTGAGAATGAATCTTGTGGTAAGAAGGGACCTTTCAAATTACTTATCGACCAGTCCACCTTCGTGGATGCACAGAAGCTCCAGGTACAGGAATCACCGGAGAACCTAAAGGGAGGTTCACAACCGCAAAGCCTCGACGTTGATGCAGAGGATGACCTTGCAGGTATTGTGAAGCCAGGTGACCGTCTTGTAATAAATGGAATACTTCGCTCACACCAAAGGACCTTAAGGGAAGGTAAATCCACATTTTATGACCTTGTCCTTCATGCTAACTCCCTTGAATATGTAGACCAGGAATTCGATGAGCTTGACATAACACCGGAAGATGAAGAAACAATACTTGACATGAGCAAAGACCCGAACATCTACAACAATATAATCGGATCCATCGCACCATCTATCTACGGCTATGAGGACATAAAGGAAGCACTCAGCCTTCAGCTGTTCTCAGCAGTTCCTAAAATGCTCCCAGACGGATCCCGTGTCAGGGGTGACATACACATCCTCCTGGTTGGTGACCCCGGTATCGCAAAAAGTCAGTTGCTCCGTTACATGGTGAAGATCTCACCCAGAGGAGTGTTCGCATCCGGTAAAAGCGCATCATCCAGTGGTCTGACAGCCGCAGCGGTCAAGGATGACCTTGGCGACGGACGCTGGACACTGGAAGCCGGTGCACTTGTGATGGCAGATATGGGTCTGGCATCAGTGGATGAAATGGACAAAATGAGCAAGGAAGATAAGAGCGCACTGCACGAAGCAATGGAGCAGCAGACCATCAGTGTCGCAAAAGCAGGTATCCTTGCAACCCTTAAATCAAGATGTGCACTCCTTGGTGCTGCCAATCCAAAATATGGAAGATTCGATAAGTATGAAGGACTTGCCGAACAGATCAACATGCCACCTGCGCTGATTTCCAGGTTCGACCTTATATTCATACTTCTTGATGTGCCTGACCGCACGAAGGATAGTAACATCGCAAACCACATCCTGAAATCCCATTACGCAGGAGAACTTTCAGAACAAAGGCAAAAGCTCCCCACATCAACGGTATCGAAGGAAGATGTGGAATCACACATGGAGGTCATACTTCCTACTATCGACAATGACCTGATGAGAAAATATGTGGCCTATGCACGAAGGAAAGTATTCCCGATAATGGAAGATGAGGCCCGTGAGCATATTATTAATTATTACCTCGACCTTAGACGGCAGGGAGAAGGAAAGGATGCACCTGTTCCTGTCACTGCAAGGCAACTGGAAGCCCTTGTAAGGCTTGCCGAAGCAAGTGCTCGCATACGTTTAAGTAATGTAGTTACATTGGATGATGCAAAGCGTACCACAAGAATATCCATGGCATGTATGAGACAGGTGGGAGTTGACCCGGACACAGGTGCATTAGATGTAGATGTGATCGCATCCGGAACGAGCAAGAGCCAGAGGGATAAAATACATCTTGTCAAAGACATCATTGCACGTGTCAGTGAAAGGCACGCAGGTTCCAAGGCACCTCTTGAAGAGGTCTATGCAGAAGCTGAGAGTGAAAATATAGAAAGGGACCGTGTAGAAGAGCTTATCACAAAAATGAAAAGACAGGGAGACCTGCTTTCGCCTGATAACAAGCACATAAAAATAGTATAA
- a CDS encoding DUF424 domain-containing protein — MYLKIHKSGNQMIVAVCDRELIGKKLKKGELVVEITESFYKGEIAPEEKIIEAIANATTSNIFGKRAVQCAVDAGLIDPGCIIYIEGIPHAQLYRL, encoded by the coding sequence ATGTACCTGAAAATACACAAATCCGGAAATCAGATGATCGTTGCGGTCTGTGACAGGGAACTGATAGGTAAAAAACTTAAAAAGGGCGAATTGGTTGTCGAAATAACCGAATCATTCTACAAAGGTGAAATTGCACCTGAAGAAAAGATAATTGAAGCCATTGCAAATGCTACAACATCAAACATATTTGGCAAGCGTGCAGTACAATGTGCTGTCGATGCAGGCCTGATAGATCCCGGATGCATAATATATATCGAAGGGATCCCGCATGCCCAGCTATACAGATTATAA